A region of the Mesobacillus jeotgali genome:
AATAAATATGGTTCATGACCCTGGAACCATCGTTCTCAAAATCAACATTGAACCACTTAGAATATATGATTAAGTATCCTTCGGGATGCTTTTTATTTATGTATAACTCTCGGTCACTTTCTATAGCTCTATTGTTACTTATAGTTATTTTATACGAGGTTTTCATGAGATAAATTAGGAATCCAAGAGAATGGACCCTTATAAAAACCACCCTAGCCACATAAGGGTGCGGATCGAGTCAAAATGGACCCTTATGAAGTCACACTCAGCGACATAAGGGTGCCGATGGAGCCGAAATGGATCCTTATGAAGGCAAACCCAGCAATATAAGGGTGCCGATCGAAGCTAAATGGACCCTTATGAAGGCACACCTAGCGACATAAGGGTGCCGATGGAGCCGAAATGGACCCTTATGAAGGCAACCCCAGCGACATAAGGGTGCCGATCGAAGCTAAATGGACCCTTATGAAGACAAACCCAGCGACATAAGGGTGCCGATGGAGCCGAAATGGACCCTTATGAAGACAAACCCAGCGACATAAGGGTGCCGATGGAAGCTAAATGGACCCTTATGAGGTCACACTCAACGACATAAGGGTGCCGATGGAAGCTAAATGGACCCTTATGAGGTCACACTCAACGACATAAGGGTGCCGATGGAGCCGAAATGGACCCTTATGAAGACAAACCCAGCGACATAAGGGTGCCGTTGGAACCTAAATGGCCCCTTATGAAGACAAACCCAGCGACATAAGGGTGCCGATGGAGTCAAAATGGACCCTTATGAAGGCAAACCCAGCAACATAAGGGTGTTGTTGGAGCCGAAATGGACCCTTATGAGGTCACACTCAACGACATAAGGGTGCCGATGGAGCCGAAATGGACCCTTATGAAAGCAACCCCAACGACATAAGGGTGCCGATGGAAGCTAAATGGACCCTTATGAAGACAAACCCAGCCACATAAGGGTGCCGATCGAAGCTAAATGGACCCTTATGAAGGCAAACCCAGCAACATAAGGGTGCCGATAGAACCTGAATGGACCCTTATGAAGTCACACTCAGCGACATAAGGGTGCCGATGGAGCCGAAATGAACCCTTATGAAGGAAACCCCAGCGACATAAGGGTGCCGATGGAAGCTAAATGGACCCTTATGAAGTCACACTCAGCGACATAAGGGTGCCGATCGAGCCGAAATGGACCCTTATGAAGGCAACCCTAGCGACATAAGGGTGCCGATGGAGCCGAAATGGACCCTTATGAAGACAAACCCAGCAACATAAGGGTGTTGTTGGAGCCTAAATGGAGCCTTATGAAGACAAACCAAGCTACATAAGGGTGCCGATCGAAGCTAAATGGATCCTTATGAGGTCACACTCAACGACATAAGGGTGCCGATGGAGCCGAAATGGACCCTTATGAAGACAAACCCAGCGACATAAGGGTGCCGATGGAAGCTAAATGGACCCTTATGAAGGCAAACCCAGCGACATAAGGGTGCCGATGGAGCCGAAATGGATCCTTATGAAGGAAACCCAGCGACATAAGGGTGCCGATCGAAGCTAAATGGACCCTTATGAAGACAAACCCAGCAACATAAGGGTGCTGATGGAAGCTAAATGGACCCTTATGAAGGCAAACCCAGCAACATAAGGGTGCCGTTCGTGTGCAAAAGCACCAAGAATGCAAAATTTTCGAGGCAGTGATAGAGTCGGGGCTATGGTGGATTTTTATGAATTATTTGGTTCACACAAAAAATGGGCGGTGTGAACCCTGCATTTCTTTTTAATCAAACGTTTGATTAAAGATAGGGAATTGGCATTTTCCTTGGGGAACTTTCGTTTTGATGTATTCCGCCTCTTTTGATTGAAAGGACGTTAAACGAAAAATCGTCATATAGATTTAAGTGTCCTTCGGGATGCTTTTTTTGTTCTTGGAACGGATTCCTGGATCCCGCCAGCTCAAGCATTCAACTTTTTCTTGTAAATGGGATTCTTTTCTTTGGATGGGGGACTTTATAGAAAAAGGAGAATATCCGTGGACGGAATGGTGAAAGGAAGTTGATTTTATGATCCTGACAAATCCAATTAGCTCATCTGAAATAGGGACACTGTGGCAGACGTACCAGGAGAAGACTTTAATCATGCGATTTTTGGAGTATTTCATCCAAAAGGCAGACGATCAGGAGTCGAGGAACCTGTTGGGAGGGCTGTGGCAGGAGCTTGATTTTTATGTGAAAGAAATGGAAAAGGTTTTTGACGAGCAAGGGATGGTAAAACCTGTGGGGTTCAAGTCCGATGATGTGAATATCGAAGCTCCTAAACTATATGACAATGGATTTGATATCATGTTCGTCCGTGTCTTAAAGCAGATTAGCATGGGTCTATATACTTTGAATATGAATATGGCATACGACATCAAAGTGATGGCGATTTACGAGGGACTTACGACAGTGACCCAGAAAATTTATAAGCTTTCCACCAAGTATCTGCTGGAAAAAGGACTGCTATCCGTGCCGCCAAAAGTAACCATGCCAAAAAACGTTGAATTTATCGAGAGTAAAAAGTATATGAAGGGCATGAAGTTGTTCGGTGACAAAAGAGTCCTGAATGACCTTGAAATCGGAATCCTTCACCATAATCTTGAGTCAAACAATATTGGCATGAAGCTGATCACAGGCTTTGCCCAATGTGCACAGAACAAAGAGGTAAAACAGTATTTTCTGCAGGGAAAAGAGCTTGCTAAAAAGCAAATCAGAATGATGGAGAAGATCCTTCTTGACAGCGACATCACACCGATAGAGTCACCTGGAGGGACCGTAACTACCTCTACTGTTCCGCCATTCTCAGATAAAATGATGATGCATTGCATTTATATCCTTAATGGATTTGGACTGGTTGGTGCAGGGAGCGGAGCATTTTTCAGCTTAAGGAACGATATTTCCATGAAATCGATCATGCTCGCTAAAGATGTGTATTTCTATGCTCAGGAAGGCGTCAAAATTAAAATCAAACAAGGCTGGTTTGAAGAGCCGCCGCAGATGGAAGACCGATCAGCGATCATAAAGAAAGGACAGTAAGGGGACAGGGTGCCTGATGTCTAAAAAAACGGATACAAAGCAAGGGACCTATCCTATCCGAACACCAAAAAGGCAAAGGGGAAGGCCCTTTGCCTTTTTACGAGGAAGCGCATCAGCCAACTGAATTTGATAGGATCAGCCTGCAGCTGGAGCTGCTGCTGCATTTGTCCGTGCTCCCAACTCTTGATCGATCAGTAAAATTGCAGATGGGTTATTTCCCGCAAGTCTAAGACGATCAATAATGGTTTTCGCTTGTGCTTCTTCGTCGATCTGTTCCCTTAAAAGGTCCTGGATGATCAAACCGGCCTGAGGGTCGACCTGATTAGCAAAATTATAAGCCTGGCGGTAAGTATTCGTAACAAACTGTTCGTGGCTTAATACTTTTTGAAACGTCTCAAGCGGAGTGCCAAAGCTACCTGGCTGTTCCGGAATGCTTTTTATTTGAACAGTGCCATCGCGATTCGTGACAAAGTCAACCAAGGTCATCATATGGGTTCTCTCTTCATCCGACTGCAATCTTAACCAATGTGCCATACCTGTATAATTCTGCTGGGCCATATAAGCAGACATAGCAAGATATAATGTTGAAGAGACATGCTCCAGCTGAATTAAATCATTAAACAAGCTTTGAAGTTCTTCATTCATTTTTTTTTCACTCCCAAATCACAATATTTCTACATTTCAGTTTATAAAAAATATAAAAATGTGAAACTTGTTTATACAAATTTTATGGGCGTGAGTGGTTATACAATTCTTTTATCTTCCCCAGCGAAGGGCGATGGCTCCCCAGCCAAGTCCTGCACCATATCCGACTAAAACGACTAAATCTCCGTCCTTTATTTTTCCTTCCTTCACTTCCTCGTGAAGGCCTATTGCTACTGTTGGCGCTGAGGAATTTCCGTAATATTGAATTGTTTTCGTATGTACTTTTTCCATCGGGAATCCAAGTGTCTCGATTCCTTTTTCAATTATACGCAGATTGGATTGATGGGGGACGATGAAATCGACATCTGACATCTCCAAACCCGATACCTCGAGCACTTTATGCACCGCTTTAGGAAACTTATCGACAGCGAATTCAAAAACAGCCCTTCCATCCATTTTGATATTTTTGTTTTCATCGAGATGAAGGTACTTGCCACCGCTTCCATCCATCTGCATATTGATCCCAAGAATTCCTTTGTCTTTTCCTGCCCGTCCCAAAACAACAGCCGCAGCTCCATCAGAGAACAGCAGCGCGGTCTTCTTGTCCATTGGATTCAAGAGGGAGGAACATTTATCAACCGCAATGACCAATACGTTTTGGTATAGGCCTGTTTGGACAAACTGTGCCCCAGTCGCTAAGGCTGTGATAAAACTGGAGCATCCTGAATGAAGGTCCAGACCCGCGCATTGTACAGCGCCGATCCTGTCTTGTACGAGCGCTGCGGTGATGTGGGTATCATGAGTGTTTGTCCCGATGATGACCATATCGATTTCTTCTGAACTGATTCGGGCATTTTCAATTGCCCGCTTACCCGCAATTACACACATATCCGCGAGTGAAGTATCAGGAGATTCATAGCGTCTCTCGATAATACCAGTCTTTCTATAAATCTCTTCTTCTGTAATGCCGAACTGTTCTGCAATTACTTTGTTCGTGATGACTGTTTCCGGGATGTTCACTCCAATACCTAGTACGCCTGCATTGTACATATCCATATCCCCCAACAAGTTAATATTTTCCATACCATTTTATCACAAAAATAGACAATTTTTGTAATTATCTTAATGGAGTATGGACTGAACTAATAGAAAACCTGGTAGTCCACATACTGAATGCTTGAGTATGTGAAAGGTTAAATGCCGAACTTTTTTAGGGTCATTTGATTAGAAAGCCTAGCACACTTACTCTTCCTAATTAACTAAATATTCACAAAACAGTACGGTGTAAGCCCCCAAACAAGTTTAAAATAAAGTAGTAGGAAATTTTGTGGATTAACAAAGTGGAGGGAATCAAGATGAAATTAGAAGGAAAAGTAGCGATTGTAACTGGTGCAGCATCGGGGATGGGAAAGGCTATTGCAGAACTATATGCTCGAGAAGGGGCGAAGGTTGTTGTTGCTGACTACAATCTGGCAGGTGCTGAGGATGTGGCGGCAGGGATTACGGAAAAAGGAGGCACTGCAAATGCGTTAAAAGTAAATGTTGCCGAACTGGCGGATGTGGAAAATATGATTGACACTGCATTGAGAGAGTATGGGACGCTGGATATTTTGGTGAATAACGCTGGGATCATGGATGGATTTGAACCAGTTGGTGATATTTCCGACGAAAGATGGGATCAGATTTTTGAGGTAAATACTAAGGGAGTCATGCGCGCAATGCGAAAAGCGATCCCTATTTTCCTTGAAAAAGAAAAAGGCATCATCATCAATGTAGCATCCACCGGCGGTTTCAGCGGCGCCCATGCCGGCGCAGCATACGGCGCATCCAAGCATGCCGTTATCGGATTGACAAAGAATACCGGCTTCATGTATGCGCAAAAAGGAATCAGATGCAATGCCATCGCACCTGGAGCGGTCGAAACCAATATTGGGTCAAGCATGAAAAACATCAATGAATTCGGAATGTCACGTGCAGGCTTGACTCACTCCTTAACACCACGTGCCGGACAGCCGGAAGAGATTGCGCAAGCAGCTCTGTTCCTTGCATCAGATGAATCCAGTTTTGTGAATGGAAGGGTTATAACAGTGGATGGCGGCTGGACAGCAGCATTTTAAATAGGTTATTCAAGATGACTCCTCGGTAATAGAGGGGTCATCTTTTTCAAAAGAATTCCCTATGCTTGTTGGTGCAAGGAAAGTTGAAGTGGGTTGGTGCAGGAAGATTTAAAGATTTTCAAAGCGCATTATGAGGAATTGCTTATAAATCTGCTTCTCCTCATCTAAAAGAACTTGGAAAGAACTTGTCTTGAATTCCTGCAATAAGGAGCCGGAGACCAGTTCTTTTTTTATTTGTGAATTTACGCAGTTCATAGAGGTGCTTAGCGGGACGAAGCACCTCCGTGTTTTACGCTGGGCTCTTTTAAAGAAATAAGATATCAGTCTATGAGGAACTATTATTCTTTTAGTGTTTTAGACCAAGCGGTTTGTAGTTGTCCGGCATATTATAATGAGAAAACTCCAAAGGGAGGGATACTATTGGACAATTTCCAAATCAACTCTTTACGAAACTACTTTTTACAGGAAAATATGCATGATATAGCTCGTCTCGTTGATACCGGGACAGATCTCAATACGGTTGGAGAGCTTCTGTTACAAAGGCTGCTGCAGGAAGACCAGATCTATCAGGACTTATTAAGACGGATGGGAGAAATGGATCAGGCAGCAAGAGCAGCTTATGAACAAATACTCCAAATCAAAGAAGAACAAATAATGTTTCATCCGGCGTACCAATTTCTCAATCGATTAATTACTTACGAAAATCAAGAAGTGATGGAAGACTGCGGTTGTAATGGCCCGAGTGGCCAGGCAGATTCAAGCCAAACAGCAAAGTTACGAGATGACGGTCATTCAAGTGAAGCAGGGCAGACGGCCAGAGTCGAGATGAATCAAGATATCAAAGCCAGTAATACTGCTGGCAATGCCACATCTCTTAGTTTTAGCAAGGCGGGAGGAACGGTCAGAACAAAAAATCAAAAGCGGAGATGATGAGGCTGTATTAGGCAGGGTTCATTCGCTCCGAATTTAATAAATGGAAAGGTGGATTAGCTTTGGGAAAAAACGAGAATCCAAACAGAGATTGCAATGACCTCCAGGGCAATTACAACTGTAACTGCACCGATCCCGTCACTCGTTCAGTGGGCATTGCGATAAACCAGCCTTGTGATGGGACAACTAGGATGTTATTTGAAGATATTACAGATACGGAAGGGTTTTATATTGTTGAGGTTTATAGATACGATCTTTGCCGTCAGCCTGTACGATGACAGTCATTCTAGAATTGGCTAATGGCACAACTGTTGAGCGGAATGTAACAAGACAGGTCGATTTATATGTGGATAATTTGAGAAGAGTCTCTATTCGGTGCCAGGGAAACCCTACTGGTAACTGCTCGGGATCTTTATATGTATATAAGACCTTCCGATTCTGCTGTACGGATGAATAAATCAAGGATTCAAGGAATAAAACAAATGAAAGGATATGAAAAAATGAGAGAAAAACATAATAATTGCAGCGATCTTAAGGGCACTTTTAATGTTAACTGCACGGATCCGCAATCTAGGTCTGTTGGTATATCCATTTTCCAGCCATGCAACGGTACGACACAAACATATTTTGACGATTTAACTTCAACCAGCGGGATTTTTCAGGTGAATATTAACAGCTATACTCCTGCTCCATGTTCGATGACGGCGATTATTCAGTTCAGGAATGGAAGTACTATTGAACGAGTAATACCGCCTGGCGGTTCTACTGGTGTGATTGCAGAAGATGTGCAAAGAGTATCGATCAGATGCCAGGGAAATCCTGAGGGGAACTGTACAGGATATATTAACGTAAACAAACTGTTCCGTTTCTGTTGTGATACAGATCAGACAGACGATGACCAATGCGATCACCATGACCACGATGATTGTGATGAGGAAGATCTTGATAATCTTAGGGATCTATTAAGAGCTCTTGAATATCTAAAAAAGCATAATAGGAAATAGACTATTGGAGAAGACCTGGAAGATTCCAGGTCTTCTGCCTGTTCACTTTTTAGGGGCATAAGTGAACCGCCCCATGCCCCGAAACCTGTATGCATTTTTAGGGAACATTTAGCAGAAACTATTTATAAAATCTTGAAGATTTCTGGAGGAGATCACTTGGACGCTTCACATCAAAAGGTTCATTTATCCTGTGCGGAGATATCGAACCTATGGGATACCTATATAAATGATAGTGTGGTCAAATGTATCTTGACTCATTTTCTTAAAACCGTTGAAGATTCTGAAGTCAAACCACTCCTTGAATTTACCATAGAGGTTGCGGACTCTCATCTAAGTGATATTAGCAGGATCTATGAGCAGGAGGGAATCGCCAGGCCAGAGGGATTTCCGGTCGAAAAGCATGTGAATCTATCTGCCCCGCGGCTGTTTTCTGATATTTTTTTCATGGAGTACATGCAGCATATGAGCAAGTTTGGTTTGTCGAGCCATTCTAATGCTATTGCCACTTCGGCCAGAGATGATATCCGGTCCCTTTTTGAAAAGTTTCACGGCCAGGCATTGGAACTTAACCGAGAAATTACTACGCTCATGAAGAAAAAGGGAGTATACATACGGCCTCCATATATGAATTATCCGAAAAAGGCAGAATTTGTGGATAAGCAAAACTTCCTGACAGGCTGGTTGGGTAAAAAACGCCCGCTTCTGGGGAATGAGGTCAATCATCTATATATGACTTCTCTTCATAATGAACTTGGGAAGTCCACCCTAATAGGTTTTGCCCAGGTCGCACAGGAACGTGAATTGAAATCTTATTTCCATTCAGGCATACAGCTCTCCGATAAAATCTTGCGGGAGACCCATCATGTTCTGATGGAGAGTGATGTCCCCAATTCGATGACATGGGATGCAATCGTCACTGAATCTACAAATCCGCCATATTCTGACCAGCTGATGCTCTTCGTGGTAGGCATCCTTTTCCAATTGGGGGTAGCTGCTTATGGATTAGCATTGTCTATGTGTATGAGAAGGGATGTAGGGGCACTTTACAGCAGTTTTATCCTGAGGGCTTTAACCTATTCAGAAGATGGAGCGCAAATGATTATTGAAAGAGGCTGGCTTGAACAGCCGCCAATGTTCGCGGATAGGGATAAGCTTATAAAAGGGGAATAGTAGAGTTGTATTAGAAGTGTATTGGTTAGTTCAGTATTCCTGTAATAGGGAGACTGTAATTTAAAGAGACAGAGTACCCTCTGTCTCTTTTAGTGAATTGATTTGTTTCGTTTAAGTACTGAACTGCAAAGATCTCGTTGAGTTTCTAAATGAGGTTGCTTGTATTTCCTGGAGATAACATGCAATGAAGGGATAGTCTATCACCCGGGGCCCACAAACGAAGAGCCTTTTCGCTGTATTGAGACAGCTATTGAAACAGCGAGTTACTACTTTTGGCCGAAAAGACAAAGTCATAAGCCGAATTGGATGATGAATAGAAAAAATTACTCCATAATGGAATGATAGAAGAATTACGCCAGACTGGAGGTACGGATGCAGACAGAATCGAGAACAGCCAAGCCTTTAATATATAGAATAGGAATGATCTTGATCATTGTATCTTTCATCATTTGGGTCCTTCCCCTGGGGATTCCCTTTTTGCCTCTTACTGGTAAGGTAAAAGCAATTAGCATTACAAGCAGCCTGGTCATGGCAGAGGTTTTATTCTGGATTGGTGCTTTAATGGTCGGCAAAGAAGCAGCTGGAAAAATTAGAAAGGCCATTAACCCGAAAAACTGGAAAAGAAGAAATACAGAAAGACAAGATGATAGTGAGTGAGAGGCTGACAGGCGAAGTAACATTAAAAATATAAAGTAATGTTGACGGTTCCAGCTTTTAAGAGCAGAACCGTCCTTTTGTCACAATATAAGGAGAAAGATCAGTGCTTCCTATACATCCCAACAATAATCGTTATCAGGATTATGGCGGACAGGATATAAGAAGTGGTGCTGACTGTCGGGTGAGTGGCAGCGTTTTTTACACCGATTCCAACAAAGGCCCAGACGAATACCAGCGGATAGATGCGATCCTCATTTTTTTGGTGAAAATAAATAGCCAGGAGTGCAGCAATTACTAGCATGATCAGCGTCCAGGCAACATCCGATATACCAAATCCATTCCAGCCGACGTACTTCAAGTAATAGCTGATATTGGCAATTGTGGCGACACTGATCCACCCGAGGTAAACAGAGAAGGGAAGGATATCCCCAAAAGAGTGTTCTATATTTTTGATAAGATGATAAAGCCTGATCAGAGTCAACAGCAAACCAATCATCACAAGCACTGTCAGAAGGAAAAACTCGTAATGCCATAAAAGTATCCAGGCAATATTAAGGACAGAACTCAGCACATAAAGCGGAGTGGACTTTCCGTACAGCGGCAAATCACGTCTTGAAGAGGGGAACTGCCTGAATGTCCAAATGAACAATAAAAAATAGATCACACCCCAGATGCCAAAAACATAACCAGCCGGAGTAAACAGCACATCCAGTCTATTCGATATCTCGCCTGTCGTCTGCCCGTTGATCGGCAATGTATTTGCAAGTGCATTGACCAGCACCACGAGCACCGTCGCAATCAGAACCAATAATAACCGCCCCATCCTCATCCCCGCTTTCGCTAAAGCATTTTTTTGATACTATTCCGCACCATACAAGTGTATAACTATATTTAGCCTCGGAGGATGCCAATAAACATTCTGATGTGTTTACCCACTTATTCATGCCAAACTATGTTTTTTAGTTTTTTTTGCGGGTGTAAATATCAGTGGAACCATCCTTTATTCAATTGGTAAGGTTAACGATTGGCTGTGTTATAATAGAATCGCTTGAATGAGCAGCTTTTGGGAGAATTTTATCGTTTGCTATATTACAATCTGATAACATTTCCCTTAAAATCTCCAATTCATTCGAGAACTATGGTAGTATGACGGACATGTTGGGTGAAAGGGGAGTTTGTTTATGATGAAGCGAATTTTTACAGGCATTCTTTTATTAAGCATAGCAGTCCTTGTGCTTGGCGCATGCAGCAAAGATAGCTCGAAAGGGAATGCTGAGAAACAAAATAAAGAAGATTTAGTTGCTACAGTTGACGGGAAAGGCATTTCTAAGAAGGAATACAAGAAAGAGCTCGACGCCATGAAAGCAACTTATGAACAGCAGGGCATGCCGGCTGACCAGATGGATAAAAAGATGAAGGATCAACTCGAAAAGTCCGTTCTGGACCAAATGATCAATGCGGAGCTTCTTCTCCAGACAGCTGAGAAAGACGGCGTTTCCGTAAAACAAAAAGAAGTTGATGCAGAGATGGAAAAGATCAAAGCTAACTTCGAAGATGAAAAACAATTTAAAGAAGCATTGAAAAAGAATAAAATGACCGAGAAGGATCTTAAGAGTCAGCTGAAAAAGCAAATGACGGTCAACACTTATCTGGAAAGCAAGATTGGCAAGGTAGAAGCAACCGACCAGGAAATCCAGGCCATGTATGACCAGTACAAGCAGCAGGCTGAAAGCCAAAAGCAAGAGGTCGAAGCACTTGATAAGATTAAACCACAGCTCGAGCAGCAAGTTGTCTCAGAAAAAGAAAATGAGAAAGTAACTGAGCTGGTGCAAAAAATCCGTAAAGATAATGAAGATAAAGTAAAGATCCATAAGGCGTAGAATCTCGTCACTTATATTTAATAACGAGGACAAGAGGATAGACAGAAGTCTATCCTCTTTACTTTTGATTTCAGATACCTTGTGAAAAGAGTGCTAAGATGCTGGAAAATTAAGTATAATAATGAGGGTATGACGAAGGACGATAAAAACAGAAGGGGTGGGAGATTGATAAATAGCTTAATAGGAATAACGTCTCTAATATTTATATTTATTGGTATGTTACACTTTTTTTGGGCATTTGGCGGAAGTTGGGGAGTAAGTATGGCCCTGCCGACTAAAGATGACCGCGAATCACCAGTTTTACAGCCAAGAATGTTAGGCACACTTTTTATCGGCTTACTATGCTTTTTTGCATCTATCCTTCTATTGGTTCAAATAGATTTTTTCACAGCCATCAAACCCTCCACACTGTCAAAATGGCTTTGTATATCTGGAGGAATTGTATTCTTGCTGCGTGCTATCGGGGAAGGAAAATATGTGGGTTTTTTCAAGAAAATCAAACATACTACATTTGCCAAAAGAGATACCGCCTTCTATTCACCTCTTTGTATATGGATAAGTTTCATTTTTTTACTTGCATCATTTATATAGGATTTTCAATAACTACATAAATCATGATCGAACTGCTGAGTGGATAAAATTGAGTTACAACGTATTACAAATGGCCAAATTTAACAATAAAAGCAATGGAAAAATGATGTGACCCCTAAAAGTTAGAGTTTTATATTAAGCAGCTAATTGGCTGGTATGAATACGGTATTGAACCGGGCTCATGCCGGCCAATTTTTGCTTTATGCGTTTGTTATTATAATAATTGACATATTCTTCAATTCTCTTTTTTAAATCCTCAAATGGGCATAGCGCTTCCCCATAATACATTTCCTGTTTCATTAATCCAAAAAAGTTCTCCATGGGGGAATTATCCAAACAGTTCCCTTTTCGCGACATACTTTGGAATACCTTATGTTCCTTGAGCGTTTTAACCCATTTATTATGTTGATAATGCCAACCTTGATCGGAATGTACAGTAGTTCTGAACTTTGAATCTTTGACAATTTCTAGTGCTTCCTCGAGAGGTCTGAGCGCTAATTCTAAGGTAGGGCGCATACTCATCCCATACGAAAGAATTTCACCATTGAACATGTCCATAATTGGATTAAGGTATAGTTTCACACCGTCTGAACACTTAAATTCTGTAATATCTGTTGTCAATTTTTGATGGCACACGTTTGTGTGAAAACGACGATTAATACGGTTTTTGGCAATAGTTCCAACAACTCCATTGTAAGAACTGTACTTTCTAGATTTCCTACTGAACTTTTCGCATTGGAGTCCAAGTTTATTCATGATGCGATAGACCTTCTTGTGGTTCACCTTTACCCCAGTATTCTTCAATTCTAATTTGATGCGTCGATAACCATAATTTCCGTTATTTTCTTCGAAAATGGATTGGATAGTTTCCTCCAGCTGCTGGTTTGGATTTGCCCTCTTCATCATTTTTATATGATAATGGTACGAGGATTCAGGCATGCCAACTACCAGTAACACATCTTTTAGTTTGAAGGTTTCTTTGAGTTCGAATGATAACGCTGCTTGTGCTTTTCGAGATAGCCTTCCGGATCCATCTGAAAAGCTCGCAACTTTTTTAAGTATTCTACCTCTAACCGAAGAAGTTCGTTTTCCCGTTCTAATTTTTCTTCATATGTCATTTCTTTCTCTTCGATATGTTTACTTTTTTTATTCTTAGCTTTTTCAGACATGGATGACCGTCCTTTCAGTCTATCTAGGGCTTCAGTACCACCCTCAAGAAAAGCTTTCTTCCATGAGGCTATCAAAGGAGGATTCTTTAACCCAAATTTGAGGGCCGTTTCCGTTTCTGAAGAACCTGTTCTCTTCATAAAGCTTAATACTTCTAGCTTGAATTGAACAGAATAAACTGTTTTATTTCTCTTTCTTCTTAATCCTTCCTCTCCGAATTTCTCATAGGATTTGACCCATCTCAGAATTGGTGTACTGTCCTTCATGCCATACTTTTTAGCTAAAAATT
Encoded here:
- a CDS encoding DUF3231 family protein, with translation MILTNPISSSEIGTLWQTYQEKTLIMRFLEYFIQKADDQESRNLLGGLWQELDFYVKEMEKVFDEQGMVKPVGFKSDDVNIEAPKLYDNGFDIMFVRVLKQISMGLYTLNMNMAYDIKVMAIYEGLTTVTQKIYKLSTKYLLEKGLLSVPPKVTMPKNVEFIESKKYMKGMKLFGDKRVLNDLEIGILHHNLESNNIGMKLITGFAQCAQNKEVKQYFLQGKELAKKQIRMMEKILLDSDITPIESPGGTVTTSTVPPFSDKMMMHCIYILNGFGLVGAGSGAFFSLRNDISMKSIMLAKDVYFYAQEGVKIKIKQGWFEEPPQMEDRSAIIKKGQ
- a CDS encoding ferritin, with amino-acid sequence MNEELQSLFNDLIQLEHVSSTLYLAMSAYMAQQNYTGMAHWLRLQSDEERTHMMTLVDFVTNRDGTVQIKSIPEQPGSFGTPLETFQKVLSHEQFVTNTYRQAYNFANQVDPQAGLIIQDLLREQIDEEAQAKTIIDRLRLAGNNPSAILLIDQELGARTNAAAAPAAG
- a CDS encoding 3-oxoacyl-ACP synthase III family protein, which encodes MYNAGVLGIGVNIPETVITNKVIAEQFGITEEEIYRKTGIIERRYESPDTSLADMCVIAGKRAIENARISSEEIDMVIIGTNTHDTHITAALVQDRIGAVQCAGLDLHSGCSSFITALATGAQFVQTGLYQNVLVIAVDKCSSLLNPMDKKTALLFSDGAAAVVLGRAGKDKGILGINMQMDGSGGKYLHLDENKNIKMDGRAVFEFAVDKFPKAVHKVLEVSGLEMSDVDFIVPHQSNLRIIEKGIETLGFPMEKVHTKTIQYYGNSSAPTVAIGLHEEVKEGKIKDGDLVVLVGYGAGLGWGAIALRWGR
- a CDS encoding SDR family oxidoreductase → MKLEGKVAIVTGAASGMGKAIAELYAREGAKVVVADYNLAGAEDVAAGITEKGGTANALKVNVAELADVENMIDTALREYGTLDILVNNAGIMDGFEPVGDISDERWDQIFEVNTKGVMRAMRKAIPIFLEKEKGIIINVASTGGFSGAHAGAAYGASKHAVIGLTKNTGFMYAQKGIRCNAIAPGAVETNIGSSMKNINEFGMSRAGLTHSLTPRAGQPEEIAQAALFLASDESSFVNGRVITVDGGWTAAF
- a CDS encoding DUF3231 family protein, which translates into the protein MDASHQKVHLSCAEISNLWDTYINDSVVKCILTHFLKTVEDSEVKPLLEFTIEVADSHLSDISRIYEQEGIARPEGFPVEKHVNLSAPRLFSDIFFMEYMQHMSKFGLSSHSNAIATSARDDIRSLFEKFHGQALELNREITTLMKKKGVYIRPPYMNYPKKAEFVDKQNFLTGWLGKKRPLLGNEVNHLYMTSLHNELGKSTLIGFAQVAQERELKSYFHSGIQLSDKILRETHHVLMESDVPNSMTWDAIVTESTNPPYSDQLMLFVVGILFQLGVAAYGLALSMCMRRDVGALYSSFILRALTYSEDGAQMIIERGWLEQPPMFADRDKLIKGE
- a CDS encoding transporter suffix domain-containing protein, with amino-acid sequence MQTESRTAKPLIYRIGMILIIVSFIIWVLPLGIPFLPLTGKVKAISITSSLVMAEVLFWIGALMVGKEAAGKIRKAINPKNWKRRNTERQDDSE
- a CDS encoding TspO/MBR family protein; this translates as MGRLLLVLIATVLVVLVNALANTLPINGQTTGEISNRLDVLFTPAGYVFGIWGVIYFLLFIWTFRQFPSSRRDLPLYGKSTPLYVLSSVLNIAWILLWHYEFFLLTVLVMIGLLLTLIRLYHLIKNIEHSFGDILPFSVYLGWISVATIANISYYLKYVGWNGFGISDVAWTLIMLVIAALLAIYFHQKNEDRIYPLVFVWAFVGIGVKNAATHPTVSTTSYILSAIILITIIVGMYRKH
- a CDS encoding SurA N-terminal domain-containing protein — encoded protein: MMKRIFTGILLLSIAVLVLGACSKDSSKGNAEKQNKEDLVATVDGKGISKKEYKKELDAMKATYEQQGMPADQMDKKMKDQLEKSVLDQMINAELLLQTAEKDGVSVKQKEVDAEMEKIKANFEDEKQFKEALKKNKMTEKDLKSQLKKQMTVNTYLESKIGKVEATDQEIQAMYDQYKQQAESQKQEVEALDKIKPQLEQQVVSEKENEKVTELVQKIRKDNEDKVKIHKA
- a CDS encoding DUF3995 domain-containing protein, with the protein product MINSLIGITSLIFIFIGMLHFFWAFGGSWGVSMALPTKDDRESPVLQPRMLGTLFIGLLCFFASILLLVQIDFFTAIKPSTLSKWLCISGGIVFLLRAIGEGKYVGFFKKIKHTTFAKRDTAFYSPLCIWISFIFLLASFI